A single window of Leptospira koniambonensis DNA harbors:
- a CDS encoding fibronectin-binding protein, which translates to MFRNPKAKIIALFTVIALTISFSYLSAQTSNVYGTYKVTGTNPNGSKYKGSVTITLNEDGSYNFEWSVGNSFSGTGTLSGSTLTVDWGDTYPVIYTVKNGGNRLEGTWGNGTGTEILTK; encoded by the coding sequence ATGTTTAGAAACCCTAAAGCAAAAATTATAGCTTTATTCACCGTGATCGCTTTGACCATTTCCTTCTCTTATTTGAGTGCTCAAACTTCGAACGTTTACGGAACTTATAAGGTAACAGGTACAAATCCGAACGGAAGTAAATACAAAGGAAGTGTTACGATCACTTTAAATGAGGATGGGTCTTACAATTTTGAATGGTCTGTAGGAAATAGTTTTTCTGGAACAGGTACTTTGAGTGGAAGCACTTTAACAGTAGATTGGGGCGATACTTACCCAGTTATCTATACTGTTAAAAATGGTGGAAATCGATTAGAAGGTACTTGGGGGAACGGAACAGGTACTGAGATACTGACCAAATAA
- a CDS encoding sulfate/molybdate ABC transporter ATP-binding protein, whose translation MSIEIRNVSKRFGKFQALDQVDLTIPEGNLVALLGPSGSGKTTLLRIIAGLDTPDEGEVLFNGEKSKSKNSKDRGVGFVFQHYALFRHMTIFENIAFGLKVRPRSTRPSKQEIQEKVFQLLKLVQLENFHARFPFELSGGQRQRVALARALAIEPKFLLLDEPFGALDAKVRKELRTWLRRLHDEIHITSVFVTHDQEEALEVSDSIVILRSGKIEQIGTPDEVYNKPKTPFVFHFLGDVNLFHGRIHEGTAKIGDLNVETPEHSDVVDKEGVAYVRPYDVEISRTSSQGIPAEIQYIHSTGRNVRIELKRLDSGTLIESLLDQSAFKELNLLPGETVYLRIRKAKVYVEYLEDFSI comes from the coding sequence ATGTCCATAGAGATTCGAAATGTAAGCAAACGATTCGGAAAATTCCAAGCCTTGGACCAAGTGGACCTTACCATTCCTGAAGGAAATCTGGTCGCATTACTTGGACCTTCCGGAAGCGGCAAGACCACTCTACTTAGGATCATTGCAGGCTTAGACACTCCTGACGAAGGCGAAGTATTATTCAATGGAGAAAAATCCAAATCCAAAAATTCCAAGGACAGAGGAGTAGGATTCGTATTCCAACATTATGCTCTCTTCCGTCACATGACAATTTTTGAGAATATCGCATTCGGTCTAAAAGTCCGTCCAAGATCTACAAGACCTTCTAAACAAGAGATCCAAGAGAAAGTATTCCAACTTCTGAAACTTGTTCAGTTAGAAAATTTCCATGCAAGATTTCCTTTCGAGTTATCCGGAGGGCAAAGACAAAGGGTGGCATTAGCAAGAGCTTTAGCAATTGAACCTAAGTTTTTACTTTTGGACGAACCTTTCGGAGCCTTGGATGCAAAAGTTAGAAAAGAATTACGCACCTGGCTCAGAAGACTTCATGATGAGATCCATATTACAAGTGTGTTCGTAACTCATGACCAAGAAGAAGCATTGGAAGTCAGCGATTCTATCGTTATCTTAAGATCCGGAAAAATCGAGCAGATCGGTACTCCTGACGAAGTATATAATAAACCTAAAACTCCTTTCGTATTCCATTTCTTAGGCGATGTAAACCTATTCCATGGAAGGATCCACGAAGGAACTGCAAAGATAGGCGATCTAAATGTAGAAACACCTGAACATTCAGACGTGGTAGATAAAGAAGGAGTTGCTTACGTTAGACCTTATGACGTAGAAATTTCCAGAACTTCTTCCCAAGGTATTCCTGCAGAAATCCAGTATATTCATTCTACCGGTAGAAATGTAAGAATAGAATTAAAACGTTTAGATTCAGGAACTCTAATCGAGTCATTATTAGACCAATCTGCTTTTAAAGAATTGAATCTATTACCTGGTGAAACAGTTTATTTAAGGATCAGAAAAGCCAAAGTATATGTAGAATATTTGGAAGATTTTTCGATCTAA